Proteins encoded together in one Spodoptera frugiperda isolate SF20-4 chromosome 15, AGI-APGP_CSIRO_Sfru_2.0, whole genome shotgun sequence window:
- the LOC118271093 gene encoding PRL-1 phosphatase, with translation MKQKDIRPAPSLIEYKNMRFLITDRPSDVTIQSYLQELRKHNVCTVVRVCEPSYDTAPLKAENIEVRDLAYDDGTFPPANVVDDWFEILREKAQNKPEAAVAVHCVAGLGRAPVMVAIALIELGMKYEEAVETIRDQRRGAINAKQLSYLEKYRPKSRLKKNGHKGPNCCVQ, from the exons ATGAAGCAGAAGGACATCAGGCCGGCGCCCTCGCTAATCGAGTACAAGAACATGCGGTTCCTCATCACCGACCGCCCATCCGACGTCACCATTCAGTCCTATCttcag GAGCTGAGGAAGCACAACGTGTGCACGGTGGTACGCGTGTGCGAGCCTAGCTATGATACGGCGCCGCTGAAGGCCGAGAACATTGAAGTACGTGACCTCGCCTATGACGACGGGACCTTCCCACCTGCCAACGTCGTCGACGACTGGTTTGAGATTCTGCGTGAAAA AGCGCAGAACAAGCCTGAGGCTGCAGTGGCGGTGCACTGCGTGGCAGGACTGGGCCGCGCACCCGTCATGGTGGCCATCGCTCTCATTGAACTCGGCATGAAGTACGAGGAAGCCGTAGAAACTATTCGAGA TCAACGCCGCGGTGCCATCAACGCGAAGCAACTGTCGTACTTGGAGAAGTACCGGCCGAAGTCTCGGCTGAAGAAGAACGGGCACAAAGGTCCCAACTGCTGCGTGCAGTAA
- the LOC118282024 gene encoding deoxyribodipyrimidine photo-lyase-like, producing MLKLTVNFIICSIGSSRLLCVYLCVALLWRVCGFKDLTFMRFLYKSLTGVIKMASAAKKPKLSTAATSLSNGISSKSNDIEEFMKKLQAKREETAVSILEYKFNKKRVRIVSQEQMVPDNCEGVVYWMSRDSRVQDNWAFLFAQKLALKNEVPLHVCFCLIAKYLDASVRQFDFLIKGLEKVAADCKKLNISFHLLEGSGDEVLPQWVVKHNIGAVVCDFNPLRVPLGWLEGVKKKLKKDVPLIQVDAHNIVPCWVASEKQEYSARTIRNKINSKLGEYLTEFPPVIKHPYTAKFEPEPIDWDEAIVSREADKNVGPVDWARPGYDNALKMLKSFLDQRLKVFATKRNDPTKDALSNLSPWFHFGQISVQRVALCIQEHKGKHTESVNAFLEEAIVRRELADNFCFYCEHYDSIKGASNWAQKTLDDHRKDKRSHIYTLEQLAKSETHDDLWNSAQIQLLKEGKMHGFLRMYWAKKILEWTPTPEDALKYSIYLNDHYSIDGRDPNGYVGCMWSVCGIHDQGWAERAVFGKIRYMNYEGCKRKFDIKAFIARYGGKVHKYVPKK from the exons ATGTTGAAACTGACAGTTAACTTTATAATCTGTAGTATTGGGTCGTCCCGTCTACTCTGTGTGTATTTGTGTGTTGCTTTGTTATGGCGCGTTTGTGGGTTTAAAGATTTAACATTTATGAGATTTCTTTATAAATCATTAACTGGTGTGATAAAAATGGCTTCTGCTGCAAAGAAACCAAAGCTTTCAACAGCTGCTACATCACTGAGTAATGGGATTTCTTCAAAATCGAACGACATCGAAGAGTTTATGAAGAAATTACAAGCAAAGCGCGAAGAGACTGCTGTGTCGATTTTGGagtataaattcaataaaaagcGTGTTCGAATCGTATCGCAGGAGCAGATGGTGCCTGATAACTGCGAAGGGGTAGTGTACTGGATGTCCCGAGATAGCAGGGTTCAAGATAACTGGGCCTTCCTGTTCGCACAGAAACTCGCGCTTAAAAACGAAGTACCGTTGCACGTGTGTTTCTGTTTGATAGCCAAGTACTTAGACGCCTCTGTCAGGCAGTTTGATTTTCTGATAAAAG GGTTAGAGAAGGTAGCAGCTGATTGTAAGAAGCTGAACATATCGTTTCATTTACTGGAAGGAAGTGGTGATGAAGTGTTGCCGCAGTGGGTGGTGAAACACAACATTGGAGCAGTGGTGTGTGACTTCAATCCGTTGCGGGTCCCTCTAGGTTGGCTGGAGGGTGTCAAGAAGAAACTCAAGAAAGATGTTCCTCTTATACAG GTAGATGCCCACAACATAGTGCCCTGCTGGGTGGCATCAGAGAAACAGGAGTACTCAGCAAGgacaataagaaataaaataaattcaaagctTGGTGAATACTTGACGGAGTTCCCACCTGTTATCAAACACCCTTACACTGCCAAGTTTGAACCAGAG CCCATAGATTGGGATGAAGCCATAGTATCCAGAGAAGCTGACAAAAATGTAGGCCCAGTGGACTGGGCCCGGCCAGGATATGATAATGCCCTCAAAATGTTGAAGAGTTTCCTTGACCAGAGACTCAAAGTGTTTGCAACTAAAAGGAATGACCCCACTAAAGACGCTCTGAGCAATCTATCACCATGGTTTCATTTTG GCCAAATATCGGTACAGAGAGTAGCCCTATGCATTCAAGAACACAAAGGTAAACACACAGAATCTGTGAATGCGTTCCTGGAGGAAGCTATCGTGCGCCGCGAGTTGGCAGACAACTTCTGTTTCTATTGTGAACATTACGACAGCATCAAAGGAGCTAGCAACTGGGCACAGAAAACACTAGATGATCAcag GAAAGATAAAAGATCGCACATATACACACTGGAACAATTAGCCAAGTCAGAGACACACGATGACCTGTGGAATTCAGCCCAGATTCAACTCTTAAAGGAAGGAAAGATGCATGGCTTTCTGCGCATGTACTGGGCCAAGAAGATCCTTGAGTGGACCCCAACACCTGAAGATGCTCTGAAGTACTCAATATACTTGAATGATCACTACAGTATTGATGGACGGGATCCAAATGGATATGTTG GATGTATGTGGTCAGTTTGCGGTATACACGACCAGGGTTGGGCAGAGCGCGCGGTCTTCGGCAAAATACGGTATATGAACTACGAAGGATGTAAACGCAAATTTGATATCAAAGCTTTCATAGCTAGGTACGGCGGGAAAGTACACAAGTATGTACCtaagaaataa
- the LOC118282027 gene encoding ankyrin repeat and MYND domain-containing protein 1 isoform X2: protein MLRDTMHGEGEYRWRYAGPEHLATTYEGRFYNNRMHGYGMMSYPDGRVFTGLWHKNIRWGPGVETHARLREDVGLWHGYQLLRLAWRPHVPSVAIDIMSNPVGCNVVAQHRILMATTNKTIGEVNSALEILKQYGSDPLTAAEKWTKLYPKNCTDTYSQLCHVAVFDRAYFNNEISLLNEVTTIPQELNASISSKESATETTASTYFAWNNNKVTIHMMKHCFTHEEQWNKSRLSMKNILSGPRYNFKPPGKQELDSRSLLMASYLGHISNVAQLVNEYDIMPDVTDNQGNSAIMYAACGDQPEIIHFLVEAGADVDSFNDACCTPLGITILRYALEKRNIPYNAMLQAILPPPASGPPPPDEKILEWNIVRDPQHTAERGDIHKTPSKLYAKPAPAHKHSLSAQQPLAKKKSEKIDVDTLADTSDDKRMYDSLNLEYMIRVAEAYSVACEVNPVPYIFEVNNMCKDIEAFYGDESKKVADKLMKKSQSKNIKQSMKPSRDMMFQDQEDSLVDAKEILKQEKLSRIMATITLLLTDGADPRNIRCPQPPLFIAAVASSPDLVRELVKHGADVNEVYPQVYEYSALDIAVSAPLSSENLSVIRALLECGANPDHRLKIPETASHSPTTTTKPPEAINNGPTLLHAVLSKKIDNEDVHLFEIRDQMFDLLLKYGCNPITQYNGGSAVDLAMNKCLDQFDIFVKSPQTDLNAIINDLNQTILVKMFYLPFCRGIPLTERLQTLTNLLLYGADPLLKCQNGEDEYGNLFAFARKMLIGVEASRKPSNIAGVKKSKSDARTKKDAASKHGLVKTSDENQGDYKQALELVVDCARLLYIRWLQAKLMKELIDIVDKYRHRSWNMILKEHKNKKCTGLWLTVVRSLEIWDVLKSSRKRLYNDEKILKQVLCIIHFYYKRTRKIINIPLTFQDKEIIDREVVTLIHEHKLATIWTPDMVPPIRPYVAPELTVKGIEKFNVCFECVIPLENSKIKCVSCKLIDFCSLDCIARNIERINCHPCSSFLKHKYFPTPEPTESDTTEVIENKI from the exons ATGTTGCGCGACACGATGCATGGTGAAGGAGAGTACCGCTGGAGGTACGCCGGACCGGAGCATTTAGCCACTACTTACGAAGGCAGGTTCTACAACAACCGCATGCATGGCTATGGAATGATGTCCTATCCTGATGGACGGGTGTTCACC GGTTTATGGCATAAGAACATTCGCTGGGGCCCTGGAGTGGAGACCCACGCGCGACTTCGCGAAGACGTGGGCCTCTGGCACGGGTACCAGCTCCTCAGGCTGGCGTGGCGCCCACATGTGCCCAGCGTTGCCATCGACATTATGTCCAACCCAGTGGGGTGCAACGTGGTGGCTCAGCATCGAATACTCATGGCTACGACCAACAAAACT ATTGGTGAAGTGAACTCGGCACTAGAAATATTGAAGCAGTATGGGTCAGATCCTCTGACTGCAGCGGAAAAATGGACCAAGTTGTATCCGAAGAACTGCACGGACACATACAGCCAACTGTGCCACGTCGCAGTGTTCGACCGCGCTTACTTCAACAACGAAATCTCTTTGCTTAATGAAGTTACCACTATACCACAG GAACTTAATGCCAGTATAAGCAGTAAAGAAAGTGCCACGGAGACAACGGCTTCGACTTACTTTGCATGGAACAACAATAAAGTGACCATTCACATGATGAAGCACTGCTTCACACACGAGGAACAATGGAACAAATCCCGACTTAGCATGAAGAATATTTTGTCCGGACCGAGATATAACTTTAAGCCACCAGGCAAACAAGAATTGGATAGTAG GTCTTTACTAATGGCAAGCTATTTAGGACACATCTCGAATGTTGCCCAACTTGTAAATGAGTATGACATCATGCCTGACGTCACGGACAATCAAGGAAACTCGGCTATAATGTATGCAGCT TGTGGAGATCAACCAGAGATAATACATTTTCTTGTGGAAGCGGGAGCCGACGTTGATTCATTCAACGACGCGTGTTGCACCCCTCTGGGCATCACCATCCTAAGGTATGCGCTAGAGAAGCGGAATATACCGTACAATGCTATGCTGCAAGCCATTTTACCCCCACCTGCCTCAGGACCAC CTCCACCCGATGAAAAAATACTTGAATGGAATATAGTCAGAGACCCACAACATACAGCGGAACGGGGCGATATACATAAAACGCCCAGCAAATTATATGCTAAACCAGCGCCTGCCCATAAACACTCGCTAAGCGCTCAACAGCCGTTAGCAAAGAAAAAGTCTGAAAAAATTGATGTAGATACGTTAGCCGATACCTCTGATGATAAGCGCATGTATGATAGCCTTAATCTAGAATATATGATAAGAGTCGCAGAAGCGTACTCAGTAGCTTGTGAGGTTAACCCAGTACCGTACATATTTGAAGTTAACAACATGTGCAAAGATATTGAAGCATTCTATGGGGACGAATCGAAAAAAGTTGCTGATAAACTTATGAAGAAATCACAatcgaaaaatataaaacaatcaaTGAAACCTAGTAGAGACATGATGTTTCAGGATCAAGAAGACAGTCTGGTAGATGCTAAAGAGATATTAAAGCAagaaaa GTTATCGCGGATAATGGCGACCATCACCCTACTGTTGACGGATGGTGCGGACCCTCGTAATATTCGATGTCCTCAGCCGCCGCTGTTCATAGCTGCGGTGGCCAGCTCTCCGGACCTCGTGCGAGAATTAGTCAAACATGGTGCTGATGTTAATGAAGTTTATCCacaa GTATACGAATACTCGGCATTGGACATAGCAGTGAGTGCACCGCTCAGTTCTGAAAATTTGTCGGTGATTCGTGCGTTACTGGAGTGTGGAGCCAATCCAGACCATCGCCTAAAGATTCCAGAAACAGCATCACATTCTCCCACTACAACTACTAAACCCCCAGAAGCAATCAATAATGGTCCAACTTTATTGCACGCAGTACTATCAAAGAAGATAGATAATGAAGATGTGCATCTGTTTGAA ATACGTGATCAAATGTTTGATTTGCTCCTCAAATATGGCTGTAATCCAATAACCCAGTACAATGGAGGCTCGGCTGTGGATCTAGCTATGAATAAATGTCTGGATCAGTTCGATATATTCGTGAAGAGCCCCCAAACCGATTTGAATGCAATCATCAATGATTTAAATCAGACTATACTTGTAAAGATGTTCTATTTACCCTTCTGCAGGGGTATTCCTTTAACGGAACGATTACAGACG TTGACAAATCTGCTGCTGTATGGTGCAGATCCGTTACTGAAATGCCAAAACGGAGAAGATGAATATGGGAATCTGTTTGCCTTTGCAAGAAAAATGTTAATTGGTGTAGAAGCAAGTCGGAAACCGAGCAACATAGCAG GAGTGAAGAAGTCTAAGAGCGATGCGAGAACCAAGAAAGATGCTGCATCAAAACACGGTTTGGTAAAAACCAGCGACGAAAATCAAGGAGATTATAAGCAAGCCCTGGAACTGGTGGTCGACTGCGCCAGGTTACTATACATCCGATGGCTACAAGCCAAGCTCATGAAGGAGCTGATTGATATTGTTGACAA GTATCGCCATCGTTCATGGAACATGATACTAAAGGAACATAAGAACAAAAAGTGCACAGGGCTCTGGCTAACAGTAGTACGGAGCCTCGAAATTTGGGACGTTCTAAAATCATCAAGGAAAAGACTATACAATGATGAAAAAATCCTGAAACAAGTCTTATGTATTATTCATTTTTACTATAAAAGGACgaggaaaattataaatatcccTTTGACTTTCcaagataaagaaataatagaCCGTGAAGTGGTCACTCTAATCCATGAACATAAGTTGGCTACAATTTGGACTCCGGACATGGTTCCTCCCATACGGCCTTATGTGGCACCAGAACTCACCGTAAAGGGG ATAGAGAAGTTCAACGTTTGCTTCGAATGTGTGATACCTTTAgaaaattcaaaaattaaatgtgtGTCGTGTAAATTAATCGACTTTTGCTCTTTGGATTGCATTGCACGAAACATCGAAAGAATCAATTGCCATCCATGCAGCAGCTTTCTGAAACACAAATACTTCCCCACACCAGAACCTACGGAATCCGACACTACTgaagttattgaaaataaaatataa
- the LOC118282027 gene encoding ankyrin repeat and MYND domain-containing protein 1 isoform X1 produces the protein MPCNPPKTNADKMWPYDEYYHGERDEERRKNGFGNVYWSSPEFQDSYSGSMLRDTMHGEGEYRWRYAGPEHLATTYEGRFYNNRMHGYGMMSYPDGRVFTGLWHKNIRWGPGVETHARLREDVGLWHGYQLLRLAWRPHVPSVAIDIMSNPVGCNVVAQHRILMATTNKTIGEVNSALEILKQYGSDPLTAAEKWTKLYPKNCTDTYSQLCHVAVFDRAYFNNEISLLNEVTTIPQELNASISSKESATETTASTYFAWNNNKVTIHMMKHCFTHEEQWNKSRLSMKNILSGPRYNFKPPGKQELDSRSLLMASYLGHISNVAQLVNEYDIMPDVTDNQGNSAIMYAACGDQPEIIHFLVEAGADVDSFNDACCTPLGITILRYALEKRNIPYNAMLQAILPPPASGPPPPDEKILEWNIVRDPQHTAERGDIHKTPSKLYAKPAPAHKHSLSAQQPLAKKKSEKIDVDTLADTSDDKRMYDSLNLEYMIRVAEAYSVACEVNPVPYIFEVNNMCKDIEAFYGDESKKVADKLMKKSQSKNIKQSMKPSRDMMFQDQEDSLVDAKEILKQEKLSRIMATITLLLTDGADPRNIRCPQPPLFIAAVASSPDLVRELVKHGADVNEVYPQVYEYSALDIAVSAPLSSENLSVIRALLECGANPDHRLKIPETASHSPTTTTKPPEAINNGPTLLHAVLSKKIDNEDVHLFEIRDQMFDLLLKYGCNPITQYNGGSAVDLAMNKCLDQFDIFVKSPQTDLNAIINDLNQTILVKMFYLPFCRGIPLTERLQTLTNLLLYGADPLLKCQNGEDEYGNLFAFARKMLIGVEASRKPSNIAGVKKSKSDARTKKDAASKHGLVKTSDENQGDYKQALELVVDCARLLYIRWLQAKLMKELIDIVDKYRHRSWNMILKEHKNKKCTGLWLTVVRSLEIWDVLKSSRKRLYNDEKILKQVLCIIHFYYKRTRKIINIPLTFQDKEIIDREVVTLIHEHKLATIWTPDMVPPIRPYVAPELTVKGIEKFNVCFECVIPLENSKIKCVSCKLIDFCSLDCIARNIERINCHPCSSFLKHKYFPTPEPTESDTTEVIENKI, from the exons ATGCCTTGCAATCCGCCGAAGACGAATGCCGACAAGATGTGGCCGTACGATGAGTATTATCACGGAGAGAGAGATGAGGAGAGAAGGAAGAATGGATTTGGGAACGTGTACTGGTCGTCACCTGAG TTTCAAGACTCGTATAGCGGGAGCATGTTGCGCGACACGATGCATGGTGAAGGAGAGTACCGCTGGAGGTACGCCGGACCGGAGCATTTAGCCACTACTTACGAAGGCAGGTTCTACAACAACCGCATGCATGGCTATGGAATGATGTCCTATCCTGATGGACGGGTGTTCACC GGTTTATGGCATAAGAACATTCGCTGGGGCCCTGGAGTGGAGACCCACGCGCGACTTCGCGAAGACGTGGGCCTCTGGCACGGGTACCAGCTCCTCAGGCTGGCGTGGCGCCCACATGTGCCCAGCGTTGCCATCGACATTATGTCCAACCCAGTGGGGTGCAACGTGGTGGCTCAGCATCGAATACTCATGGCTACGACCAACAAAACT ATTGGTGAAGTGAACTCGGCACTAGAAATATTGAAGCAGTATGGGTCAGATCCTCTGACTGCAGCGGAAAAATGGACCAAGTTGTATCCGAAGAACTGCACGGACACATACAGCCAACTGTGCCACGTCGCAGTGTTCGACCGCGCTTACTTCAACAACGAAATCTCTTTGCTTAATGAAGTTACCACTATACCACAG GAACTTAATGCCAGTATAAGCAGTAAAGAAAGTGCCACGGAGACAACGGCTTCGACTTACTTTGCATGGAACAACAATAAAGTGACCATTCACATGATGAAGCACTGCTTCACACACGAGGAACAATGGAACAAATCCCGACTTAGCATGAAGAATATTTTGTCCGGACCGAGATATAACTTTAAGCCACCAGGCAAACAAGAATTGGATAGTAG GTCTTTACTAATGGCAAGCTATTTAGGACACATCTCGAATGTTGCCCAACTTGTAAATGAGTATGACATCATGCCTGACGTCACGGACAATCAAGGAAACTCGGCTATAATGTATGCAGCT TGTGGAGATCAACCAGAGATAATACATTTTCTTGTGGAAGCGGGAGCCGACGTTGATTCATTCAACGACGCGTGTTGCACCCCTCTGGGCATCACCATCCTAAGGTATGCGCTAGAGAAGCGGAATATACCGTACAATGCTATGCTGCAAGCCATTTTACCCCCACCTGCCTCAGGACCAC CTCCACCCGATGAAAAAATACTTGAATGGAATATAGTCAGAGACCCACAACATACAGCGGAACGGGGCGATATACATAAAACGCCCAGCAAATTATATGCTAAACCAGCGCCTGCCCATAAACACTCGCTAAGCGCTCAACAGCCGTTAGCAAAGAAAAAGTCTGAAAAAATTGATGTAGATACGTTAGCCGATACCTCTGATGATAAGCGCATGTATGATAGCCTTAATCTAGAATATATGATAAGAGTCGCAGAAGCGTACTCAGTAGCTTGTGAGGTTAACCCAGTACCGTACATATTTGAAGTTAACAACATGTGCAAAGATATTGAAGCATTCTATGGGGACGAATCGAAAAAAGTTGCTGATAAACTTATGAAGAAATCACAatcgaaaaatataaaacaatcaaTGAAACCTAGTAGAGACATGATGTTTCAGGATCAAGAAGACAGTCTGGTAGATGCTAAAGAGATATTAAAGCAagaaaa GTTATCGCGGATAATGGCGACCATCACCCTACTGTTGACGGATGGTGCGGACCCTCGTAATATTCGATGTCCTCAGCCGCCGCTGTTCATAGCTGCGGTGGCCAGCTCTCCGGACCTCGTGCGAGAATTAGTCAAACATGGTGCTGATGTTAATGAAGTTTATCCacaa GTATACGAATACTCGGCATTGGACATAGCAGTGAGTGCACCGCTCAGTTCTGAAAATTTGTCGGTGATTCGTGCGTTACTGGAGTGTGGAGCCAATCCAGACCATCGCCTAAAGATTCCAGAAACAGCATCACATTCTCCCACTACAACTACTAAACCCCCAGAAGCAATCAATAATGGTCCAACTTTATTGCACGCAGTACTATCAAAGAAGATAGATAATGAAGATGTGCATCTGTTTGAA ATACGTGATCAAATGTTTGATTTGCTCCTCAAATATGGCTGTAATCCAATAACCCAGTACAATGGAGGCTCGGCTGTGGATCTAGCTATGAATAAATGTCTGGATCAGTTCGATATATTCGTGAAGAGCCCCCAAACCGATTTGAATGCAATCATCAATGATTTAAATCAGACTATACTTGTAAAGATGTTCTATTTACCCTTCTGCAGGGGTATTCCTTTAACGGAACGATTACAGACG TTGACAAATCTGCTGCTGTATGGTGCAGATCCGTTACTGAAATGCCAAAACGGAGAAGATGAATATGGGAATCTGTTTGCCTTTGCAAGAAAAATGTTAATTGGTGTAGAAGCAAGTCGGAAACCGAGCAACATAGCAG GAGTGAAGAAGTCTAAGAGCGATGCGAGAACCAAGAAAGATGCTGCATCAAAACACGGTTTGGTAAAAACCAGCGACGAAAATCAAGGAGATTATAAGCAAGCCCTGGAACTGGTGGTCGACTGCGCCAGGTTACTATACATCCGATGGCTACAAGCCAAGCTCATGAAGGAGCTGATTGATATTGTTGACAA GTATCGCCATCGTTCATGGAACATGATACTAAAGGAACATAAGAACAAAAAGTGCACAGGGCTCTGGCTAACAGTAGTACGGAGCCTCGAAATTTGGGACGTTCTAAAATCATCAAGGAAAAGACTATACAATGATGAAAAAATCCTGAAACAAGTCTTATGTATTATTCATTTTTACTATAAAAGGACgaggaaaattataaatatcccTTTGACTTTCcaagataaagaaataatagaCCGTGAAGTGGTCACTCTAATCCATGAACATAAGTTGGCTACAATTTGGACTCCGGACATGGTTCCTCCCATACGGCCTTATGTGGCACCAGAACTCACCGTAAAGGGG ATAGAGAAGTTCAACGTTTGCTTCGAATGTGTGATACCTTTAgaaaattcaaaaattaaatgtgtGTCGTGTAAATTAATCGACTTTTGCTCTTTGGATTGCATTGCACGAAACATCGAAAGAATCAATTGCCATCCATGCAGCAGCTTTCTGAAACACAAATACTTCCCCACACCAGAACCTACGGAATCCGACACTACTgaagttattgaaaataaaatataa